The following nucleotide sequence is from Myxococcus stipitatus.
TCTCGGCGAGGTACTGGGAGAGGCCACCGGAGATGGCGGGCTCGGTGATGTCCTTGTCGAAGTCCTTGAACCCGGCGAAGGCCTCCTTGAGTGCTGGGTCCTTCTTGATGTCGATGGCCAGGTCCAGCGCCGTCTTGGCGGCGCCCGAGTTGGCGATGGACTGCAGTGACTTGTAGAGGTCCTTGGCGCCGCTGGGGTTGGTCTTCGCGCTCTTGAGGATGCCGTCCTTGTGCTTCTCGACCGTGGCGGCCAGGTCCTTGGCCGCCTGGGCCTCCGCCTCGAAGATGGCCTTGTTGCCGGGCTCGTTCTTGAACCGGTTGATGAGCTTCTGCTGCTGCTTCGTGCTGAGCGCCGGGCCGTAGCCGGCCAGCAGCTTCTGCAGCTCCTCGCTCTTCTCCTTGGCCTTGGCGCGCGCGTCATCGAACCGGGCCTGGGCGCCGCGAATCTCGGTCCCCGCGACGCGGGGGCCCGCCCAGCCGGGCTGCATCTCCTGGACGATGTTCTTCCAGGGCTCGCTTTTCTGCGCGAGGGCGCCCATCTCCTGGTCCGTGATGATGCCCTTGGCCTTCGCCGCGTCCAGGGCCATCAGGACGTCGTTGCGCAGCTCGCCCGCTCCAGGGTTCTTGGAGGCGTACGCGCCCTTGTCGTCCTTGTCGAAGATGCTGCCGCCCAGGGGATTGCCGCTCTTGGAGAGGCGCGGGTCGACGAGCTCCTCGAGGGTGCCGTCCTCCTTCGCGGACTTGACGAGCTGGGCGAGGTACTCCGGGTCGGTCCGCTTCTGCTTCACCAGCTCGGTGAACAGGCTGTTGGGTTCGCTGGTGCTGGGGCGGCGCTTGATGAGCTTGTCGTAGTCCGCCGCGGCCTGCTCCGCGGAGGTCTTGGGCTCGCCGTCCGCCACCATCAGCTTCTGCAGCCCGGGGGGGACCTTCGCCTTGTCGAGGGCGGCGGCGCGCTCGGGAGAGCCGGGCTTCGTGTCGAAGATGTCCTTGACGTGCCGGGCGGAGACGCTGCCAGCCTCCTCGTAGTGAGGCTGCGCCTTCTTGAAGGCGTCCATGGACTCGTAGGACTTGTTCGTCGTCGGGTCGAGGACCTTGTCGCCCTGCCGGATGACGACGTGGCCGGACTCGCCCTCCTCGCCGGCGCGCATGTCCTTCAGGAAGACCATGTCCGACTTCGCGCGCAGCTCCGGGGTGGCCTTGTCGGCCCAGTCGGCGGCGACGTCCAGGCAGTTCTTCTGTCCGTCCTTGGCGTCCTCGGTGAGCAGCGACGTGGCCGGAGGCTCGGCCCCCAGGCGCTCGTCGAATCGCGGGTGGCGCGGCGCGGCCTCGAAGGCCGTGTCGGACTTGCGCGCGACCTCCGCGGCCTGCTGCGCCTGTGCCTGTGCCTCGGCCGCCTTGCGAGCCGCCTCCGCGGCCCTGCGAGCCGCCTCCGCCGCGCGGCGGGCCTCCTCGGCGGCGCGGCGTGCCGCTGCTTCCTGTTCGCTGATGCCATTGCTCCGACTGCCACTCGCGGGTCCGACGCTCATGGGGGGCTGCTCCTGGGGGCCTGAAGACTGTGGCCACCCCATGAGCAAGGACCGGGCCCGCGCCTAAAGGCGCGAAAGGGCGAGAGGTGCCCACCCGCGCCTGTAGTCCACGGCCTACAACACACGCGCAAGTCGCAGGCTCCAGCCTGCGATGGCGAGGCGCGCGAGGCGGGACGGTGCGCCACGGCCCGGGGGCGCGCGTGGCGTGCGCTCGCTTCGTGGCCCCGTCCCCGGTGGAGGGAGCGGCCCGAGGGCGAGCCCGCCTCCGCGTGGAATCTTGGTCACCCCGCGCCGTTGAGGTGCGCATTGATCCGGTCCTTGAAATCAGACGAAGCACGCCGGGACGCGCGGGGGTTGGCGATGTCCCGGCAGCAGCTCCTCCATCCTCCCTCGGGAGCGGATGCTCCCTTCGCGCGGAGCCCTCTCGCTGGGGCTGGCGGCTGGCGGCACGCACGCTCTCCGCGCCCGTCCCTCTCACCCGCGTGGATGCTCCTCCTGCTCGTCTCCCTCACCGGCTGCCCCATCGCGGAGAACTACGGCGATGACGCCGGCCCCCGCTATGCCGGTGACCACCGAGGGCCGGTCAACGATTCGGCCGGGGCGCCCACCTCGCTCACGGTCGTGACGTTCAACCTCGCCTTCGCCGAGCAGGTCACCGAGGCCATCACCGCCCTCACGAGGACCCCGCTCGCCGGAGCCGACGTCATCCTGATGCAGGAGATGGACGCGCCGGCGGTGGAGCGCATCGCCAACGAGCTGGGGATGGCCTATGTCTACTACCCGGCCTCCGTGCAGGTGGATGGCGACGACTTCGGCAACGCCGTGTTGAGCCGGTGGCCCATCACCGCGGACCGCAAGGTCAACCTCCCCCATGACGACCCCTATCACCAGCAGCACCGCATCGCGGTGGTCGCGACGCTGGAGGTCCAGGGGACGCCCGTGCAGGTGGTCTCCGTGCACAACGCGACGCCCATCGTCGGGCTCGGCGGCCGGCTCGACCAGGCGGAGACCGTCATCGACGCGGTCGACGGAACGGGGCCGCTGCGCGTCATCGCGGGGGACTTCAACACCTCCGACCCGGGCAGCCAGGGGCAGACCGTGAAGCTGTTCTCGGGCCGGGGCTACCTGTGGGCCTCGGAGGGAGTGGGGGACACCGTGGACTCCGCCATCGGCGGGCTGCCGCTCGACTACGTCTTCTCCCAGGGACTCTCTCCCCTGGAGCGCGGCGTGGACAGGCGCCCCGCCGGCAGTGACCACCACCCGGTCTGGGTGCGCTTCTCATGGCCTCCATGACGCCGCGACACGTGGTGCGAACCCTGTGGCTGGGCGGGGTGCTCCTGCTCGCGCCGGGGTGTCTGAGTGGCGCGAGCAACCTCGGCGCGGCGACGACGCCCGTCGGGACGACGGAGGTGGGCGTCTCGGTCAACGCGATCGCCTTCGAGCGCGGGCGGGAGCGGGCGTACCTGCCCAACCCCGAACTCAACTTCCGCAAGGGCGCCGGCGACGACTGGGACTGGGGTGGGCGCCTCACGCTCTTCGGGCTCGAGCTGGGGACCCGCCACCGACTCGTCGAGGGGTCGGGGTTGACGTTCTCCGTCGCCCCGAGCGCGGGCGTCTGGTACGTGCCGGTCACCAACAACTCCACGGAGCCCGTCAACCTGCGCCTCGGCGCGCAGGCGCTCCTGGACTACCGCATCGACCGGAGGTGGACCGTCACCGGAGGTGCCTCGGTGTCGGGGGCCTTCGCGGGGCCGCTCACCGCCTTCCAGGGCCGGTTCGAAGGCTCGCACCTGCTCGCCTCACCGGGCGGCTCGCTGGGCATCGCGTACCGGCTGAGCCCCTCCCTCGAGCTGCGCGCGGAGGGCGGCTTCGAGGTCCCGTTCGATGTGAGGGAAGGCCGCCGCCAGACGACGGGACACGCGGGGCTGACGCTCCGCTGGTGGCGCGTCGACCACCGGTGAGCGCGGCAAGGGCCGACGAAGCCCCTCCAGCCCCTGAGACGACGAAGCCCCCGGCCCGACAGGGGACCGGAGGCTCGCGGGGGCGCCACGGGAATCCGACGTGGCGCTACTCGATGGGCATGAAGACCTTGAAGCCGGTGCGGCCGTTGTTGGTCGTGTTGCTCTCGATGAAGTCGCTCGCGGAGGAGTGGCCGTCGCCGAGCGTGATGGCCGTGTGGCCGTAGATGCTGCCCAGCCTCGTGGAGGTGCTCTCCCAGGTGAGGACGAGGCCCGGAATCTTCAGCGCCTCCTCCAGCGACATGTCGACCTGCTTGAACTTGTCGCGCGGCAGGTTGTTGTCGATCTGGTTGCCGTTGCCCGACACGCTGATGCCCAGGGCATTGGCGAGCGCCCGGCTCACGCCCGTGGCGCACAGACCCTGGCTGTTGTAGCCGCCCATGCCCATGGCCGCCGAGCGGGCCGCCTGCGCCAGCCGGCGCATCCGGTCGCTCGCGCTGCTGGGGCCCGCCCCCGTCGGTCCACCCACGTCATCCGGGCTCCACCCGCCGCGGAAGCCCGGGCGGCTGTTGCTCGCCTCGAAGGAGTCACTCTTGGAATGCCCGATGTTCAGCGAGTTCCCCGCGTAGATGAGGTCGGGGTTCTCGATGTTGTTGTCGCGAGCCAGCTTCTCCACCGAGGTGCCGAAGCGGGCCGCCAGGGCCGAGAGGGTGTCGCCAGGACGGATGCGGTAGTTGGACATGGTAGCTCCTGCGACCATTCTCGGGACCTGCGGGCACGAGTTGCGGCGTTCTTCCAAGATTCTTGGAAATGGCAGTGTGGGTGGAAAAGTTCACCGATAAAGAAGGTTGCCGCCCGCGACGTGCCCCCAACGCCCCATCGTCCAGCTGGAGTTCCAGACCCATCGCCATCTTCCAGCCAGGTTCGTGTTTCAAGGAAGAGGCGAAATCAATTGAAACCCAGTGCTAGCCTCCCGGTCATGCACACCCCTCTCCGACTTTCGTCCCTCGTCCTGATGTCCTCTCTCGCCGTCGGCTGTCTCGGCGCCGAGCCCGAGACTGAAACCGACACCGACACCCTCCAGGCCACCGAGCAGCAGGCCACGGACCCCACGTTCCGCGTCTACAACATCGTCGAGGCGGTGCTTCCGGCCGGCAACTACGACGGTGTCGCGGGTGACGAGTGCATCGCCCTGCTGAACCCCGAGCACCGCCTGCGCAAGGTCATCCTGGTGGAGGCGGCTGGCGCGGGTGGCGCCTGCGCGCTCTCGGCCTACAGCGCGGGGCAGGCCCTGAGCTTCACGTGGGGCGACACCTCCGTCTACCAGGGCTCCGCGGGCATCAGCGCCATCCGCGCCGCGCTCTCCGACACGGACGGAGCGGTGCACAAGCTCGTCGGCGCCATCACCTCGGAGGCCGCCGCGCTCGCCGACCTGCGGGCCTTCCTCACGCTCTACCAGGGCGACCAGGCCGCGCTGATCGGCTCCTACCCCGCCACGCGCGTCCACTCCATCTATGACTTCGAGGGCCAGGAGCAGGTGTACGCCGAGGCCGCCTACCAGGGCGTCCGTCCCACGCAGCACTGCGAGAACCCTGGCATCCCGACGCTCTCCGCCCACGTCAACAGCAACGGCTACGTCTACGGGTACACGGCCAGCAACTCGGGCAGCTGCCACAGCGGCTGGTTCTCCCTCTACCGCGTCTACAACCGTGAATGGCGTCTGGTGTACATCTACGACTACTCCGAGTAGTCCCTCGCGCCGCTCACGCCCCGTCTTCCCGGTGTGAGCAGCGCCTTCCTCGACCTCGCCTGGACGCGTGAGCGCCGACCGTGTCCAGGCCGGGTGGGAGCAAGCCCCGCCTGCGGGCTCGTCCCCGTGACGGACGTGCCGCCGCCCCGTTCATGGCGTGCTGGCCCCGTGGAGGTGAATCCGACACACCTCCGTGCATGGCGCTCTTTCATTCCGCCATGTTTGGGGGAGGTCGCGGCCGTTTGGGAGCGAGCCTGCCGGAGGGCCGGCCGTTGGTGTGGGGGGCCCGCCTCTGTGCTAATCCGGGCGTGCCGCAAGGCGACGTCCCACCCCTTCCGCTCGAAAGACCTCCATGGCCGGCAGCAGTCTGATTGCACTCATCGACGACATCGCGACCATCCTGGACGACGTCTCCATCCTGACGAAGGTGGCGGCGAAGAAGACGGCGGGCGTGCTCGGAGACGACCTGGCGCTCAACGCGGAGCAGGTTACGGGCGTGAACGCGGACCGGGAGCTGCCGGTCGTGTGGGCGGTCGCGAAGGGCTCGCTGGTCAACAAGGCCATCCTGGTGCCGGCGGCCCTGGCCATCAGCGCGTTGGTGCCCTGGCTGGTGACGCCGCTCCTGATGGTGGGCGGCGCGTTCCTGTGCTTCGAGGGCTTCGAGAAGCTGGCGCACAAGTTCCTGCACGCCAAGGAGGCCGACGCGCACCGCGAGGAGCTGCGCGAGGCGCTCGTGAACCCGAGCGTGGACCTGGTCGCCCTCGAGAAGGACAAAATCAAGGGCGCGGTGCGCACCGACTTCATCCTGTCGGCGGAGATCATCACCATCTCGCTGGGCACCGTGGCGACGGCGGCCTTCGCCACCCGCGTGTCGGTGCTGGTGAGCATCGCCCTCATCATGACCGTGGGCGTCTACGGGCTCGTGGCGGGCATCGTGAAGCTGGACGACGCGGGGCTGTTCCTCAGCCGCCAGTCCGGAGCCTTCCCGCGCAAGCTGGGGGCGGGCATCCTCCGCGCGGCGCCGCTGCTGATGAAGTTCCTCTCCGTGGCGGGGACGGCGGCCATGTTCCTGGTGGGCGGCGGCATCCTCGTGCACGGCGTCTCCAGCCTGCACCACGCGGAGGAGTCGCTCACCGCGTGGGCCGCGGCGGTGCCCGGCGTGGGCAGCGTCCTCGGGGGGCTCGTCCCCATGCTGCTCAACGGCGCCGTGGGGCTGGGCGCCGGGGCCGTGCTGCTGCTCGTGGTCACCCTGGGCCAGAAGCTGGTGAAGGGCAAGGGCGCGAAGTAGGGCGCCACTGCCGCGCGGGTGCGGGCCCCGGCGCGAACCCGCGCGCCTGATGCAATCCCATCGCCTGGCGGCCGCCGTCCAGCCCCGTGGGGCCATGGGTGGCGAGGTGCCAGTCACACGACAACCATCTCCCAGGACGCGGGCCATCTCGGTGTTCACTCTCCGTAACACGGGAGGTGCGCCCATGACGGTTCCTTGGCTCTCGCCGCGCACGCGGTGGTTGGCTGGTGCGTTGGTGGTGGTCTTCATCCTCGGGGGGTGCGAGGAGACTCCAGGCTCCTGCTCGGACGCGGGGACGGCCGACTCCGGGCCCGGGGGCTGGGACGGTGGCTACACCGTGTTGGAGGAGCGGGGAGACTGGCCGGACATGGGGCCCTTCTCGCCCTGTTCGCTGGCGCAGGGCGCGGCGCCGGATTGCGAGGCCCTGACGCCGTCCCTGTTCGACCTGTCCTCGTGTGACACGGCCGCGTTGGCTCGCGTGGAGGCCCAGGGCATCCACCAGGCCGCCATGCGCACGGAGACCCCGGACGGGGATGGTGGCACGCTCGTGGTCGTCACGTCCGTGGGGTTCATGCTCCACGCCGATGGCGGCCCCGATACCCTGGCCAGCCGGCCCATCGCCACGCGGCAGACCGAGGGCGGCGCGTTCTTCCTCGCCACGAAGCCGCCGCAGGCCACGCCCTCCGCGAACTTCGCCTTCGCGGGTTGTCAGGCTCCGGCGCCGGGAGTCATCACCGGCTGCTACATCCGCTGCGTCAGTGGACGGTTCTCCCGCACCGGGACGTTCCTGGCGCATCGCATGGACTGGTCCGGCCGCGAGGAGGAGTCCTCCGGGGGGTTGGTGCTGCGCTCGGAGTCCCGGGTGGAGCTGGGCTGGCCCGCGGACGTCTATGTCGCCAAGGACCACGCCTATGTGGTCTCGCTCGACAGGCCGGGACAACCTGGTGGCCTCACCGTCTTCGACGTGAGGGACCGGCGCCACCCTGTCTTCAAGACGTCCATCAGCATCCCGGGGGACTCCAACTGGAATGGGGTCTGGTCCCTCGGAGATGCCCTCTACGTCGCGAGCGATGTCTCGGGCGTCATCGTCTACGACATCTCCCAGCCCGGCGAACCGCTCTTCCTGCGCGCGCTCCCGTCGGGGCAGTACGGCGTGCACACGGTGCTCGTCGATGGAGACCGGCTGTATGCCGCGGACAACGAGGGCCTGACACGGGTCTACGACGCGACGAACCCGCTGGCGCCCGAGATGCGGTGGACCATCCGCCTGGACCCCGTCTTCTCGAACGGGGGGCCCCATGACCAGTTCGCCTACCAGGGGCGCCTGTACATCAACAACACGACCGCGGGCTTCTCCGTCGTGGACGTCACCAACCTCGATGACGTGCGGCACCTGGGGCAGTACGTCCATGGCAGCTATTCGCACCACAACGCGGTGGGCACGTTCGCGGGCCGCACCATCGCGTTCGAGGGAGGCGAGTTCGCCGGTTCCCACCTGCGCGTCCTGGACGTCACGGACCCGGCGCACATCGTGAAGATTGGCGAGCACCGCAAGCGCCCCGTCTCCTCCATCCACAACATGATTCTGCGCGGCAACCTGCTCTACGTCGCCTGGTATCAAGAGGGGCTGCGCGTGCTGGACGTCTCGCATCCTCCGACGCCGCGCGAGGTGGCGCACTTCAATGCCTTCCGTGAGACGGACCCCGGCCGGGTGGATGGCATCTTCCAGGGGGTCTACGGCGTCCGCGTCCCGGGGGATGGCTTCGTCTACATCGTGGAGTCCGGTCGTGGGCTGCTCATCCTCGACGCGCTTTGACTAGGCTCCGCCGTCGAATGAACCGCCTCCTGTGCGTCCTCCTCGTCGCCTTCGCCCTGGCCTGCCGCTCCACGAGCGCTCCTGATTCTCCCGACGCGGGCCCCGGAGGAAACCCGGTCCCCGTGGACGCGGGGCCGGGAGGCAACCACGGCATCCCGGACCGGGCGACGGCCTGTGCCAGCACGGACAATCCGCCGGGGAGGGTGGTCGAGATCGCCTGGCCCAGCCGGAGCAACGTGCACTTCGCCACCGAGGGCGACACCGTGCGCTTCGTCTGGGATGACGACGAGCCGCACAACGTCCTCCAGGTCGAGAACTTCGAGGGGCAGGACCCACCGGTCGACACCTACGGCGACGCGCACTGGCCCCAGCAGCTCGCGAGCGGGGCGAAGACCCGCAAGGGCTCGTTCGACTGGAACACCGGCACCTCGCCCTGTGGTTATCGCCCGGGCATCTACTTCTTCGTGGACGAAGGCAACCCCGCGGGCGGCATCGTCTCCGTCGCCCTGACCACGCGCGAGGACCCCAGCCCCCAGTACGCCCCCAAGCCCTGCGGCGTGCTCGCCAACCCCAGCCACTACAACGGACGCTACGCGGCCTACGCGAACCGCCAGGACTGCACCCTGTACGAGGTCAACAACTTCACGACCGTCGCCCACTTCGACTGGGTGGAGCCGACCTTCGCGGCGAAGCAGGGAGACCTCGTCCTCTTCCGCTGGACCGGCCTGCACAACGTCGTGCAGGTCCACGACGTGAACGAGGACACGCTGCTCCCCGGAGGGCTCGCGAGCGGTCCACGCACCAACTGCGCGGGAGGGCCGAACTACACCTGCGTCAACGGCCCCTACCACCTGGGGGAGTTCCTCATCGACACCACCGACCACCGCCCGGGAATGATTCACCTCTCGGATGGCTGCGCCTACGGCTGCGCGGACTGCCCCTGGGAGTGCCGGGGCCCGGCCCAGATCCCCACCGGGACGAACATGCAGTTCCTCCTCGCCCGCGCGGAGCCCGCGTCGTCGGAAGAGGGCGCTTGCTGCGCGCTCGACCCGTCCAAGGGGCGCAAGTGTCGCATCGTGGACCTCTACAACGACGCGGAGGGGATGCAGTTCGAATACAACGTCCCGGTCAACCGGGGGGACCTGGTGCGCATGCGCTGGGCGGGCACGTTGAAGATCGTCCAGACGACGCCTGGCGCCAATGGCGCGCCCAGCCGCAATCCCAAGCCAGGAGGGCTCGCGATGAGCGCGCCAGTCGAGTGCGTCCCGGGCCCCGGCTGGACCTGTCTGGGAGGAAACACCGCCCAGGCCGAGCTCGTCCTCGACGTCGACAAGGCCATCCGCGAAGGCAAGGCCGAGCGCTTCGACTACGGCCAGAACTACTTCACGTTCCACGCCTTCGGAGAGAACACGGACGGCTACTCGTCGCAGGACTCCGACATCCTGCTCTATGTCGCGCGAGGCGAGCCCTACGCCGACAATCTCCCCTGCCCCTGAGACGTCGACGACACGCTCCAAGCCTGCTCCCGGCGCTGGTTCGCCGCATCGCGGCATTGTCTGGATGTCAGGAATTGACCGGCCGCTTATTGACGTCGTGCCAATAGTCGCCCATCATCCTCGGTGAATTCGAGGAGCGTGGTGGTCCGCGCTCGGCGAGGCACTCGACGTCGGCAGCTCTCCAGGACCTTCGCCTCGCCACGAGGGGTGCACGCCGCGACGGCAGTCGGGGCGGCATTTCCCTCCCAGTGGACTGCGCCGCTGCCCGTCGCGACCCCGCGACGGGGGAGTGGAAACGAGCAGCGAAGGAGGAGTGGAGCATGAGCGGAGTCAAGAAGCTGTTGGCGTCGGACGGAGCCGCCGTTCGGGCGTTGCTCGTCGCGGGCGCCCTGGTGCTCCCCGGCGTCTCGGGAGCGGGTGACCTGCTGGGCAGCAGTCGCGGTGGTTCGGTCCAGTGGGACTTCTGTTATGGCAAGCCGGACAACGCCGTGCTGCCAGTCGACCCGCGCACCCTCGTGCAGCCTGGCATCAGCAACGGCAAGGCGGTGCACTTCAATGCCTTCTGGAAGGACTGTCACGTCGACCCGGAGGCCGTGCAGGAGGCCGGTGCGGCGAAGACCTGCGGGGAGCTGCGACAACGCTTCTACAAGGGCGAGGGGCTGCTGACCAACGGCCACCCGGGCGCGGGCGCGCTGTTCGCCGGCACCACCCCCATGTCGGTCGAATCCGCGCTGGGCATCTCCACGTTCACCGCGGCGCAGTACAACGAGCTGTGGCGGGTCTGGGGCTTCGTGTTCCGCCCCGACAATTTCGACAGCCTGGTGGCCCAGCGCTACGGGTCGGTGCTGAGCACCGCGCGCAATCCCTATCCGCTGCCCCTGGAGAATCCGAACTGGAGCGACGGCGGGAGCGGACAGCTCCCGCAGATGCTCACGCAGCTGCGCAACCCGGATGGCAGCTGGAGCGGCCGCATCGGCGTCACGTGCCACGCCTGTCATAGCGGCGCGGTGGGGACCCCGGCGGATGGGCCGGGGCTCGGGGTGCAGCTGGGCGGTGGCAGCAGCCTGGCGGACCTGGACCTGTTCCTGAGCGACCTGCTGCCCCTGGGCTATCCGGCGTCGCTGGCCACCTTCCTGAACCTCAACCGCACGCGTGGCACGAACAACGCCAGCGACATCAACCTCGCCTTCCTGTTCCCGGACGAGAAGCTGCTGTCGCCCTCGGAGGTCATCGGGCTCATCAACTCGGGCTCGACCGCCGGCATGGACACGCCCGCGTGGTGGAACATGGGGCACCGGCCGGTGAAGTTCGTCGACGGCGTGTTCCCCATGGATGCGCCGCGCGTGGACATGGTGTTCTACACGCCGTTCTTCGGTCTGTTCGGCTTCGCCGGTGGCCCGGTGAGCGAGGCGGGGCAGGACTGGATGCGCGAGAACGGCCCTCCGCTCAACACCTGGGTCGATTCGCTCAAGTCGCCCGCCTATCCGCTCCCCATCAACCAGTCGCTGGCCGAGCAGGGCGCCGTGCTGTTCCATACGCTCGACATGTGGGGCCCGGGGCGCAACAACCCCGTGCCTCGCCCCCAGGGCAACGGCTCCTGCGCGAGCTGCCACGGCGCCTACGCGCCTCGCTACGTCAAGGACCCCGCGTTCCTGGCGACGCCCGCGCTGGAAGGCATGGCGAGCTACATCGTCCCCCTGGACATCATCGGCACCGACCCCGTCCGGGTGAACACCAACAACCTCGCGGTGCAGAAGGCGGGCGCCAAGAACTTCTTCGGCTATCCCCAGACGGCCGGTACCGCCCAGGACTGCGGCCCCCAGAATCAGCCGCACATCCGCGGCAACCGGCCGCTCGGCTACCTCGCGCCGCCGCTGTACGGCGTCTGGGCCACCGCGCCGTACTTCCACAACGGCTCGGTGCCCAACGTCTGGGAGGTGCTCAAGCCCTCGGACCGCAAGCCCCTGTGGCGCCGCGTCTCCACGCCGCCGCGCTGGGACCAGCCGCTCGTCGTCATGGGCTTCGACACCAACCTGCAGCGCGCCTACGACCCCGCGAAGCTCGGCTGGAAGTACGACACCATCGCCTGCAAGTGGCGTGGGCCGCTGAACCCCGCCGTGTCGCCGTACATCAACTGCGACCCGGGTGACGAGTTCCGCACGCCCCTGGCGCAGGAGATGATGAACGTGCTCTTCAGCAACCTCATCGTCTCCTGGAACATCCTCTTCCCGCCCACGCGCACGCGTCAGCAACTCGAGGACCGGAAGATCTACAACACCCACGCCTTCGGCCAGGACAACGGCGGACACGAGTTCAACTCCGTGCTCACCGACCTGGAGCGCGTGGCGCTCATCGAATACATGAAGACCCTCTAGGTCAGCGGCCGCTCCATGGCGGAGGCTCGAGGTCCCGGGCGTCTCGGTTCACGGGTGTGACGGAGGCTCCGCCAGCGGCGCGGAGCCTCTCGTCCACCAGACGGTGACCCGGTCTCCAGGCGTAGGACCGCTACCCGTGGTTTTTCACGGCCGGGGACAGGCTCGACAGGACGCTCAGACTCGCCGGCCCTCCGAAGACCGAGGCGGGGACTCCGAGGACGCCGAGCTCCAGGAGCTCATCGAAGGGCCGCGCCGACGTGGCGAAGTAGCCCACGCAGGCGGAGGCCTGGAGCTCGGGGCGACGGGTGGTGAAGGCGTCCAGGGCGCGGGCCCTCTCCGCCAGCAGCGCGCCGACCTGTCGCGGGCGAAGCGCATG
It contains:
- a CDS encoding endonuclease/exonuclease/phosphatase family protein, yielding MLLLLVSLTGCPIAENYGDDAGPRYAGDHRGPVNDSAGAPTSLTVVTFNLAFAEQVTEAITALTRTPLAGADVILMQEMDAPAVERIANELGMAYVYYPASVQVDGDDFGNAVLSRWPITADRKVNLPHDDPYHQQHRIAVVATLEVQGTPVQVVSVHNATPIVGLGGRLDQAETVIDAVDGTGPLRVIAGDFNTSDPGSQGQTVKLFSGRGYLWASEGVGDTVDSAIGGLPLDYVFSQGLSPLERGVDRRPAGSDHHPVWVRFSWPP
- a CDS encoding LysM peptidoglycan-binding domain-containing protein, whose protein sequence is MSNYRIRPGDTLSALAARFGTSVEKLARDNNIENPDLIYAGNSLNIGHSKSDSFEASNSRPGFRGGWSPDDVGGPTGAGPSSASDRMRRLAQAARSAAMGMGGYNSQGLCATGVSRALANALGISVSGNGNQIDNNLPRDKFKQVDMSLEEALKIPGLVLTWESTSTRLGSIYGHTAITLGDGHSSASDFIESNTTNNGRTGFKVFMPIE
- a CDS encoding DUF808 domain-containing protein produces the protein MAGSSLIALIDDIATILDDVSILTKVAAKKTAGVLGDDLALNAEQVTGVNADRELPVVWAVAKGSLVNKAILVPAALAISALVPWLVTPLLMVGGAFLCFEGFEKLAHKFLHAKEADAHREELREALVNPSVDLVALEKDKIKGAVRTDFILSAEIITISLGTVATAAFATRVSVLVSIALIMTVGVYGLVAGIVKLDDAGLFLSRQSGAFPRKLGAGILRAAPLLMKFLSVAGTAAMFLVGGGILVHGVSSLHHAEESLTAWAAAVPGVGSVLGGLVPMLLNGAVGLGAGAVLLLVVTLGQKLVKGKGAK
- a CDS encoding LVIVD repeat-containing protein, which gives rise to MTVPWLSPRTRWLAGALVVVFILGGCEETPGSCSDAGTADSGPGGWDGGYTVLEERGDWPDMGPFSPCSLAQGAAPDCEALTPSLFDLSSCDTAALARVEAQGIHQAAMRTETPDGDGGTLVVVTSVGFMLHADGGPDTLASRPIATRQTEGGAFFLATKPPQATPSANFAFAGCQAPAPGVITGCYIRCVSGRFSRTGTFLAHRMDWSGREEESSGGLVLRSESRVELGWPADVYVAKDHAYVVSLDRPGQPGGLTVFDVRDRRHPVFKTSISIPGDSNWNGVWSLGDALYVASDVSGVIVYDISQPGEPLFLRALPSGQYGVHTVLVDGDRLYAADNEGLTRVYDATNPLAPEMRWTIRLDPVFSNGGPHDQFAYQGRLYINNTTAGFSVVDVTNLDDVRHLGQYVHGSYSHHNAVGTFAGRTIAFEGGEFAGSHLRVLDVTDPAHIVKIGEHRKRPVSSIHNMILRGNLLYVAWYQEGLRVLDVSHPPTPREVAHFNAFRETDPGRVDGIFQGVYGVRVPGDGFVYIVESGRGLLILDAL
- a CDS encoding cupredoxin domain-containing protein, whose protein sequence is MNRLLCVLLVAFALACRSTSAPDSPDAGPGGNPVPVDAGPGGNHGIPDRATACASTDNPPGRVVEIAWPSRSNVHFATEGDTVRFVWDDDEPHNVLQVENFEGQDPPVDTYGDAHWPQQLASGAKTRKGSFDWNTGTSPCGYRPGIYFFVDEGNPAGGIVSVALTTREDPSPQYAPKPCGVLANPSHYNGRYAAYANRQDCTLYEVNNFTTVAHFDWVEPTFAAKQGDLVLFRWTGLHNVVQVHDVNEDTLLPGGLASGPRTNCAGGPNYTCVNGPYHLGEFLIDTTDHRPGMIHLSDGCAYGCADCPWECRGPAQIPTGTNMQFLLARAEPASSEEGACCALDPSKGRKCRIVDLYNDAEGMQFEYNVPVNRGDLVRMRWAGTLKIVQTTPGANGAPSRNPKPGGLAMSAPVECVPGPGWTCLGGNTAQAELVLDVDKAIREGKAERFDYGQNYFTFHAFGENTDGYSSQDSDILLYVARGEPYADNLPCP